The Aeoliella mucimassa genome includes the window TCTTCAGTTCGCCGTGAGCTTCCACGAACGAGTCTTTGGCCGCCTGGGCTTCGCAGTGGTTTTCGGCCTCGGTGAACAGCACGCCGAGCTTGGTGGTAAGCGACTTGCAGACCCGGCCCGAGAAGTCGGGGTGGGTGTTGATGCCGGTACCGACGGCGGTGCCGCCGATCGGCATGTTCTCGAGAATCCGCTCTTTCGCCCGGTCGGCACGCACGGCCGCGTTCTTAGCCTGGGCGGCGTAGCCGTGGAACATCTGGCCGACGCGAATCGGCGTGGCGTCCATCAGGTGGGTGCGACCCACTTTGATGATCTTGTCCCACTCGTCGCCCCGCTTGGCGAGCTCTTTGGCCAGGTACTCAAGGCCCGGCTGCAGCTGCTGATCGATCTCCACCGCCGCGGCAATGTGCATGGCCGTGGGGAAGGTATCGTTCGAGCTTTGGCCCATGTTCACGTGGTCGTTCGGGTGAACGCCGCCGTCGGCCTTGGTGGTAGCACCGAGACCGAGCTTTTCGTTCGCCAGCGAGGCAATCACCTCGTTCGCGTTCATGTTGGTGCTGGTACCGCTACCCGTTTGGTAGATATCGACGGGAAAATGCTGGTCGTGCTTTCCTTCGGCCACTTCCGTGGCCGCGGCGATAATCACGTCGGCCAGCTTAGCGTCGAGCTTGCCGAGATCCTTGTTCGCTTGCGCGCAAGCGGCCTTCAGGTGACCAAAGGCGTGGATCACCGCAGCTGGGACAGGACGCTTGGCAATGGGGAAATTTTCGACCGCCCGGCCCGTGCTCGCGCCGTACAGCGCGTCGGCCGGAACTTGCATTTCGCCCATTGTGTCACGTTCAATTCGGTTGTCGGTCATGGTTCGAGCTTTCGCTGTTGGGGGTGTATGGGGCAATGGTAGCGATACACATGTGCTAGCAACCCGCCACATACGCGCGGCGATCATAGGGCCTAACCCGTATCCGCGACAATGGCGATTCCCACACGCAGACGACTAGCACCGGGCTACCACCTGTTTAGTGTACCGCGACACCGGCGATGCGCCATGAGTCCGGTACCTGGTAACCAGCACCAGGGTCAGGGAGTTTTGCGAGCACTCGCTCCGACGTAGTTTGTCACACGTGCACCCGATCGCGCACCGCGCGATCGACGTCTGCTAGCAGTCGAGTGGCTTTAATTTTCGCGACCTCGCGTCGATCGATTGTGCCCCCAAAAGCCGGAAAACGATCGGTGGGGGCAATTCTTACGTCGAACGCAATGGTCGTAAGCTGTTATTGAGTCGTGGTTTGCATGATGAGCGATGCTCCTAAGTCGATTTGAATGGCCCCCGGGGTGGGGGCTTTATCCTGCCGGCCTGCTGACCCCTGCTACTGGCAGGGGCGCAGCAGGCCAGACAACGCGATCACCCGGCGAGCGAATTCGCACAACGCCCGCCCGCTTAGTGATACGTCTGTACACCTACCCATTAGACCAAACCACGAGCCAAATTCAAGCGAAATTTTTGGCCACTTGGCCCACCTTGCCTCTCACCGCAGCGGCAGTCGCCGCCTGTTATTCGATGCGAATGCTGGCAAACTCGGCAGGCGAGCGGTGCTGCAGCAGCTTGTCGATTTGGTGGGCTTCGGGCACCTGGCGAAAGGGCGAGCGGGGAAACACCCGGTCGTTCACCCAGTGGTGGCTCCAACTATCGGTCGATGCCAGAAACTCGCTGGCGAACGCGTCGGCCGTGTCGAGCAGGCGGTCGACCTCCAGACACCCCTGCAGGCAGATGTCGATATACGACTGCACCAGCGGGAACTTCTCGGTCGCTTCGCGGGGTTCGAGCGTTTGGTAGGTAATCACCTCGGCGGTTGCCAGGTCGATCGCGGTGGTGTCGCCTAGCAGTTCGATCTGCCCCAGTTCCACCGGCACCCGGCGATACTCCGATTCCCGCTGATCGAGCGCGGGAATCTCCTCCGGCTCGTAGGCCAGCAGCACCCCGTTGGTCGTGGCCGACCGATCGGGCACGATGCCGAGGTAGGTGCAGGAGAAGCCGATGTCGCGGCCCCGGGTAATCCACCCTCGGCGAAATCCATGCACCCGCACCGGCACGGGAGGCTGCGTGCTCTTCAGGTTTCTCAAACGCGAGTTCGCCTGAATCAGCGAACCATAGCCAAACACGTACGCGGTGGGAGCTTCCATACAATCACTCATCGTCGCTCAAGTTGCCGAATCTATAGCCGTGTTGTCAAACAGAGAGAGAGGGGGGAGAGGGAGTTACGGATGGTGGGCGATTTTCACCTGGCCTTGCTCGTTGAGCGGGCGGACCTCGCCGGTGACGATATCGTACAGCAGCCCAACCACCTGCACCCGATCTTCGGCGACCGCTTCGCGAATCACCCGGCTACGGTCGATGATCTCGTGCACGGTACGCATCACGTTTCTGGCAGCGATTTCGTCGGCCAGGTAATGGCGGCTCTCGTCGGTCCCTTCGCGATACAGGCCGACTTCGCCTTCGTTCACGCTTTGCTGCACCTCGGTCACCACGGCCCCTAGATGCTCGCAGCCGGTTGCCTCGTGGGCGTCGTGATTTTCGACCAACAACTCGAGCGACGACTTCACCGCTCCGCAGCGAGTGTGCCCAAGCACGACGACCAGCTTCACCTGGGCGACGGCCACGCCGTACTCGATGCTACCGAGGCTCTTCGTGCCGATCACGTTGCCAGCGACACGGACACAAAGGATGTCGCCGATGCCGAGGTCGAAGATAATCTCGGCCGGCACTCGCGAGTCGATGCACCCCAGCACCACGGCCAACGGGCTTTGTTCGCGCGAGGTGCCATCGATCTGCCGCGTGTAGTCGCGCGAGATCTGCTCGCCCCGCAGGAAGCGTCGATTGCCCTCGAGCAATAGGTCGATCGCCTGCTGGGGAGTAATGCGATCGAGCAAGTCGCGTGTCGAGAAGTCGGCGTACTGAATGTGGTCTTCGAGTTGGTACTTGGTGCGGAAGCCGCGCAGGCTCACTCGCACGTTGTGCGCTGGGGCGATCTGATCTTTGAACTCGCGGATCAGGCTAAGCACGTCGGGGTCGATGTAGTCGGTTCCGCGGGCGTCGATCAACAAGTCGCTACCAGGGGCAACTTCCTCGAACAGCTTATTGAGGGCCGCCTTGTTGAGGAAGCTCACCTGGTTGGCAAGTTCGATGTGCAGTACCTCGCCATCGACATGGGTCTCGACGATCCGCTTGATCGGCCGCCGAACGTTGCTGTTGAGAATAAAGAGCACCGAAATGCCGAGCCCGATGAGAATGCCAATCAGCAGGTCGCTAAACACGATGGCGACGAGCGTGACAATGAACGGCACGAACTGGTAGCGGCCTTCGCTCCACATGTCGCCGAACAGCTTGGGACTGGCCAGCTTGATACCTGTGACCAGCAGGATGGCTGCCAGCGCCGAGAGGGGAATCATATTCAGGTAGGTCGGTAAGAAAGCGACGCAGACCAACAGCAGCAACCCATGAAACAGGGTGGAACGTTTGGTTTTGCAGCCGTTGTTCGCGTTCACCGAACCACGAACGATGACCGACGTGATGGGGAGCCCGCCGATGAGACCCGAAACGATATTGCCGGCCCCTTGAGCCCACAGCTCGCGACTCGGCGGGGAGTGCCGCCGGTCGGGGTCGATTTTGTCGACCGCTTCCAAGTTGAGCAACGTTTCGAGCGATGCAACGATGGCAATGGTCGCCCCGGCGGTGTAGACCGCGGGATCGGCCAGCGCTCCCAGGTCGGGAAGCGTGAGGTAACCAAAGAAGTCGCTGGCCGATTCGGCGACCGGTATCTTGCTCACCAGATGATCTTTGGAGATCGCCCAGGTATCGCCCAGTCGGGCAAACCAGCGCTGCAGGCCGACGCCGGCCAGCACTACGATGAGTTGTGGAGGAATGGGCAAACTGCGAATGCCTTTGATTTTTGGCCACGCCACGAGCAATGCGATGGAGGCCAACCCGATCACGGTAGCGCCGAGGTGCAAGTCGCCTTCGACGATCATCGTGTAGATTTCGCTGAAGGTATTGTGTTCATCCGGCTGCACGTATCCCATATCGCCTTCGGGATCGGAGTCGCGGCCGAGCAAGTGAGGGATTTGCTTGAGGATCAGAATCACTCCGATCGCGGCCAACAGTCCTTTGATCACGCTGGAGGGAAAGAACGCCGAGAGGGCACCCGCTTTCAGCACCCCGAGGCCCACTTGCAGCACCCCGGCAATCACCACGGCCATCAAGAACGCCTGGTACGAGCCGAGCGACGCAATGCTAGCGGCGACAATGGTGGTGAGTCCCGCCGCGGGACCGCTGACACTGGTGTGCGATCCGCTGAGCCCCCCCACGACCAGCCCCCCCAGAGTGCCGGCCAGCAATCCCGCAAACGGCGGCGCATCGGAAGCTAGCGCAATGCCCAAACAAAGCGGCAACGCGACGAGAAACACGACCAAACCACTCGATAAGTCGGCCGGAAGTGTCTTCGGGTCGGAGATGGAGTAGAGCGGATGGCTGTAGGTGGTCGCGGTACTGGGCATGGCAACGCAGGGGATAAGGGAGTTCGAGCCCCTCCATCGGCTCACGGGTCAGGATACCGTATCGAACCCCACAACAAGAGAGAATCCTCGCAAAAACAGGAAGACGGGTGCGGAGAAACGCGGTTTATGCATAGAATGCGGCATGTCCCCCTGCGACACCACGGCGTGTCGACAAGCGAAAGAAGAACGAAGAGAGCAAATCCAGCGATGTCGCGACGCAATCTTGCCTGGCTATTACTATCGGTCGTGTTCTGCCTGCTGTGTTACTACCGCGGCGATCAAGATCCCTACGCCCGCTACGCGCTGGAGGGATACA containing:
- a CDS encoding class II fumarate hydratase, with protein sequence MTDNRIERDTMGEMQVPADALYGASTGRAVENFPIAKRPVPAAVIHAFGHLKAACAQANKDLGKLDAKLADVIIAAATEVAEGKHDQHFPVDIYQTGSGTSTNMNANEVIASLANEKLGLGATTKADGGVHPNDHVNMGQSSNDTFPTAMHIAAAVEIDQQLQPGLEYLAKELAKRGDEWDKIIKVGRTHLMDATPIRVGQMFHGYAAQAKNAAVRADRAKERILENMPIGGTAVGTGINTHPDFSGRVCKSLTTKLGVLFTEAENHCEAQAAKDSFVEAHGELKTIAVSMTKIANDIRHLGSGPRCGIGELNLPAIQPGSSIMPGKVNPVICESMMQVACRVIGNDGTVMASALGGVGSIFELNVAMPVMIEAFLESVSLMANVANVFVDKLLKGLEVNEERCAELLDSSLMTITALAPEVGYEKCAALAKQAHKENKTIKQLVGELELMPPARLEELMNYDSMTRPEA
- a CDS encoding gamma-glutamylcyclotransferase family protein; this encodes MEAPTAYVFGYGSLIQANSRLRNLKSTQPPVPVRVHGFRRGWITRGRDIGFSCTYLGIVPDRSATTNGVLLAYEPEEIPALDQRESEYRRVPVELGQIELLGDTTAIDLATAEVITYQTLEPREATEKFPLVQSYIDICLQGCLEVDRLLDTADAFASEFLASTDSWSHHWVNDRVFPRSPFRQVPEAHQIDKLLQHRSPAEFASIRIE
- a CDS encoding bifunctional SulP family inorganic anion transporter/carbonic anhydrase, whose product is MPSTATTYSHPLYSISDPKTLPADLSSGLVVFLVALPLCLGIALASDAPPFAGLLAGTLGGLVVGGLSGSHTSVSGPAAGLTTIVAASIASLGSYQAFLMAVVIAGVLQVGLGVLKAGALSAFFPSSVIKGLLAAIGVILILKQIPHLLGRDSDPEGDMGYVQPDEHNTFSEIYTMIVEGDLHLGATVIGLASIALLVAWPKIKGIRSLPIPPQLIVVLAGVGLQRWFARLGDTWAISKDHLVSKIPVAESASDFFGYLTLPDLGALADPAVYTAGATIAIVASLETLLNLEAVDKIDPDRRHSPPSRELWAQGAGNIVSGLIGGLPITSVIVRGSVNANNGCKTKRSTLFHGLLLLVCVAFLPTYLNMIPLSALAAILLVTGIKLASPKLFGDMWSEGRYQFVPFIVTLVAIVFSDLLIGILIGLGISVLFILNSNVRRPIKRIVETHVDGEVLHIELANQVSFLNKAALNKLFEEVAPGSDLLIDARGTDYIDPDVLSLIREFKDQIAPAHNVRVSLRGFRTKYQLEDHIQYADFSTRDLLDRITPQQAIDLLLEGNRRFLRGEQISRDYTRQIDGTSREQSPLAVVLGCIDSRVPAEIIFDLGIGDILCVRVAGNVIGTKSLGSIEYGVAVAQVKLVVVLGHTRCGAVKSSLELLVENHDAHEATGCEHLGAVVTEVQQSVNEGEVGLYREGTDESRHYLADEIAARNVMRTVHEIIDRSRVIREAVAEDRVQVVGLLYDIVTGEVRPLNEQGQVKIAHHP